The segment AAGCTCGGCCATTATTGATTGTTTACCGGCTAGCGGTTTCTTTAGTTAGACGTTTAGTCTATCTACGACGACTACGCCAGACTTAGACTAGAGCCTAGACTATAGAGTCTTAGATCTACTGACTGATCTACGTTGAAGCCTTGATCTAGAAAGGTGTGAAAACagaaactaaacatttttattagttAATCCATTTCAACTTTCTGTCACTGACTCAGTGACTGTGTTACTGTCACTGTGTTAAACTAAACTACTCAACTACTGATGGTGGGCACGCCCACAAATTGCCGGCATGACGATGAATCATGAATAAgaatatcattatcattatgagatattgatatgaatgatgaaaggaattttttttttacttcaaatctactcattactagatctagatctttgctGCCTGCTTGCAAACTTGCATGTCTCATTTGTTGACCACAAGTCAGACAAGTGTGCTTTTGGGGGCACCTGAGTCCTGAGTTTTAGCTTTGGCTACACTATTTAAATTTAGTCTATcatctatgtctatgtctacaTTGTTTGTAGTTTGGGTTTACGGCAGACAACACACTAGAATTGACTAGAACCATCACTAGCTCTACTTCAAGTCTGTTTTGTCAGATAGTCTACAATGTCTatgttatagatctacattatatatatttttatctgcTACTTTCCAACTTCTTATTAGATACATAATTCACATTTTAACAAAACCAATTagttctagaataatctagatctaggcctacttTCTTTACTATGACAGAATAATGAACCATATGACTATGACATTatgtcctagatctagattattctagatctagttctatattgGCAAGATTTAATGTAAGGAAAAGAAAATCTCTAGAGGCCTAGTTAAAGAAATAAGAACTTTCTTTTGATCTGATTTGACCTGTGACAGCTATGGCCCTATGGCTTGCCTcatagatctaatctaactgCATTAGTAATCATTAGCAAACTTGGGTTACTTCCATTAGAAGATACACATTCACTTTTGGCTATTTGTGtgttactattagtattagtcttaGTATTGTTACAAGTTACGCATTAGCATTGAATGCTTTTCTagactagatataatatagtAAGTGCTGAGTCACTTGAGTACAATTTTATTACTGGATTAAGTTTTTACAGTTTATATTAACCTGCCATTCTTACATTGAGAAGTTCCAATACagctttttctatttgtaaagaTTAAATTATTAACTAATAAGAGCATAAATAAAGGGGTTGTTATCAAAAGTAGCACATAGAACTAATGTAGGTCCTGGAATATTAAAGTcataatatttttgtattatctCTTAAGGattaatagatctacatgtcaACTAACACTTTAAAagcttttaataaaaaaaaagtatatgctTATGCTCTTGtgaaaattgtttactttaaagttttaaaaaaatattttctccaGCGTGAATGTATCTCCATACACGTTGGCCAGGCTGGTGTACAAATGGGCAATGCCTGTTGGGAACTTTATTGCTTGGAACATGGAATTCAGGTAAAATAGTAGCATTAAAACATGTCTTGACTTCTTTGTATTGGACAATATTCTCATTATAAGATACTAATGATGTGCTGTTGCTATAactgatttttctttttaaaatattcagcCAGATGGTCAGATGCCTTCAGACAAAACAATTGGTGGGGGTGATGACTCTTTCAACACATTTTTCAGTGAAACTGGATCTGGGAAACATGTGCCTCGAGCTATCTTCGTTGATCTAGAGCCCACTGTTGTTGGTTAGTCTTCCTTTTTCAGTGCTGTCACATactattttatatgaaaaaataaGTGACCCTGTATTGATTTCAGTtactaattaaacaaaattgttgttgttttttttagatgaagTTAGGACAGGCATTTACAGACAACTTTTCCACCCTGAACAACTTATCACCGGTAAAGAAGATGCTGCAAATAACTACGCTAGAGGTCATTACACTGTAGGCAAAGAACTGATTGACCTTGTCTTAGATCGTATTCGTAAATTGGCTGACCAATGTACAGGACTTCAAGGATTCCTCATTTTCCACAGGTAACTAATATTGCTTTAGCTCTTTCATCTTGTATTGACTTGCTTTaagacttacttacttagacttaggtcctcccgcgtcgtttggcgcattgggcggcaagctgtctccataaagatctgtcattggcaatgtctgaagcctcctcccacctggtatccactgttctgaggtcctccatgaaggtgtgtggCCAAGTAAtatgaggacgtccctgtttgcgctttccttgtattggcttccatgttatcgcaactcttggtgtgcgtaattcattttggcgtagaacatgtcccgcaaacatcatgcgacactctgtcacaacctcactaagtgttagactcccagtttggcataggatttaactgtttgagacccgatctgtgtaactgactcccaaaatccgtctcagccatttttgttgagccacatttagtctttcctcttttgacagatgactccatgtctcacatgcagcCTTTCAACTTgctttaaattaatgtttaaattttttaatttttttttttctgaatctaATTATATAGTTTTggaataaataattgaaatttttttttttttcattagttttGGTGGTGGCACTGGATCTGGATTTACATCATTACTTATGGAAAGACTCTCAGTAGACTACGGCAAGAAATCTAAGCTTGAATTTTCTGTGTACCCTGCTCCACAGGTAACTTTTCTCCATATAGATTGTATTTATTAAATAGAGATtataaatgcctttttttttaataaaattcataATTTTCTGTAAttgattgttttaatttttttcaggtATCCACAGCTGTTGTTGAACCTTACAACTCCATTCTGACAACCCACACAACACTGGAACACTCTGACTGTGCATTTATGGTTGACAATGAAGCTATTTATGACATTTGTCGCAGAAACCTTGACATTGAGCGCCCTTCTTACACCAACCTCAACCGTCTCATTGGTCAGATTGTCTCCTCTATTACTGCCTCTTTgaggtaaaatgtttgtttaatgtattcaatttagatttttttaaacataattgtaATGTAAAGcattattgataattatttttattttgtttttattctatgTAGGTTTGATGGTGCTCTGAATGTAGATCTGACTGAATTCCAAACTAACTTGGTGCCCTATCCTCGTATCCACTTCCCTCTTGCCACCTATGCCCCAGTTATTTCTTCTGAAAAGGTATAGTATCAGTTCTTTCTTTggcaatgtttttgtttatttgaagGAGTAAACAAGATTCCTataatttgtttacaaaaaaagataaatgaag is part of the Biomphalaria glabrata chromosome 10, xgBioGlab47.1, whole genome shotgun sequence genome and harbors:
- the LOC106069694 gene encoding tubulin alpha-1 chain — encoded protein: MRECISIHVGQAGVQMGNACWELYCLEHGIQPDGQMPSDKTIGGGDDSFNTFFSETGSGKHVPRAIFVDLEPTVVDEVRTGIYRQLFHPEQLITGKEDAANNYARGHYTVGKELIDLVLDRIRKLADQCTGLQGFLIFHSFGGGTGSGFTSLLMERLSVDYGKKSKLEFSVYPAPQVSTAVVEPYNSILTTHTTLEHSDCAFMVDNEAIYDICRRNLDIERPSYTNLNRLIGQIVSSITASLRFDGALNVDLTEFQTNLVPYPRIHFPLATYAPVISSEKAYHEQLSVAEITNACFEPANQMVKCDPRHGKYMACCMLYRGDVVPKDVNAAIATIKTKRTIQFVDWCPTGFKVGINYQPPTVVPGGDLAKVQRAVCMLSNTTAIAEAWARLDHKFDLMYAKRAFVHWYVGEGMEEGEFSEAREDLAALEKDYEEVGVDSVEAEGGEEGEEY